The Motilibacter peucedani sequence TTGGCCACGCGGCCACCGGTGTCGAGGATGCGCTGCTTGCCCGTGTAGAACGGGTGGCAGGCGTTGCACGTGTCGGCGCTGATGACGCCGTTCTTGGCCGTGGACCGCGTCTCGAACGTGTTGCCGCAGGTGCAGGTCACGGTCGTCACGTGGTAGTCGGGGTGGATGTCAGCGCGCACGAGGGGTTCCTCTCATCGGGGCGGTCGCCGGGTCGGCCAGCGCCCGGGAGCGCGCCGTGGACCGGAACCTGTGGTGGCACCAAGTGTGCCATGTCTGAGAACGCCGACCTGCGTACGAGCATTCCGGCCCTCCCCCGCTCGCGATGATCATGAGGTTCTCAGTGCGACACGCGGGCGTGTGTGCCGAGAACCTCATGACCATCGCCCAGGAGCGGGGCTAGTCCATCGCGGCGACGGGGCTGCCCGGAGGGGCGGGCGTCGTCTTCTGGATCTGCAGCAGGAACTCGGCGTTGGACTTGGTGTCGCGCAGCTTGCCGATGACCAGCTCGAGCGCCTGCTGCTGCTCGAGGGCGCCGAGGACGCGGCGCAGCTTCCAGACGATCTGCAGCTCCTCGCGCGCCATGAGGATCTCCTCGCGCCGCGTGCCCGAGGCGTCGACGTCGACCGCGGGGAAGATGCGCTTGTCAGCGAGCTTGCGGTCGAGCTTGAGCTCCATGTTGCCGGTGCCCTTGAACTCCTCGAAGATCACCTCGTCCATGCGCGAGCCGGTCTCGACCAGCGCGGTGGCGAGGATCGTCAGCGAGCCGCCGTTCTCGATGTTGCGCGCCGCGCCGAAGAACCGCTTCGGCGGGTAGAGCGCCGCCGAGTCGACACCGCCGGACAGGATGCGCCCGGACGCCGGGGCGGCCAGGTTGTAGGCACGGCCCAGGCGGGTGATCGAGTCGAGCAGGATCACGACGTCGTGCCCGAGCTCGACGAGGCGCTTGGCCCGCTCGATCGCGAGCTCCGCGACCGTGGTGTGGTCCTCTGCAGGCCGGTCGAACGTCGATGCGATGACCTCGCCGCGCACCGAGCGCTGCATGTCGGTGACCTCTTCGGGCCGCTCGTCGACCAGCACCACCATGAGGTGGACCTCGGGGTTGTTGGTCGCGATCGCGTTGGCGATGGCCTGCAGGATGATCGTCTTGCCGGCCTTCGGCGGCGAGACGATCAGGCCGCGCTGGCCCTTGCCGATCGGCGCCACCAGGTCGATGACGCGGGGCGCCAGGCTGGTGGCGTCGGTCTCGAGGCGCAGCCGCTCCTGCGGGTAGAGCGGGGTCAGCTTGCCGAAGTCCGGCCGCTTGCGCGCGGTCTCGGGGTCGCTGCCGTTGACCGTGTCGAGCCGCACCAGCGCGTTGAACTTCTCCCGCCGCGCCTCGCCGTCGCGCTGCTGCTTGACGGCGCCGGTGATCGCGTCGCCCTTGCGCAGGCCGTTCTTGCGGACCTGGGCCAACGAGACGTAGACGTCGTTGTTGCCCGGCAGGTAGCCGCTCGTGCGCACGAACGCGTAGTTGTCGAGGATGTCGAGCACCCCGGCGACCGGCACCAGGACGTCGTCCTCGTTGATCTCCGGCTCGGCCTGGTCCTGCGCCAGCGGGGCGCCGTCACGGCCACGGCCACGGCGGCCCTGGCGGTCGCGGTAGCGCCCGCGCCGGCGGCGGCCACGACCGTCGAAGTCGTCGTCGTCGTCCGCGGCGGGGCCGCGGTCGTTCCGGTCGCCGCGGTCCGTACGGTCGTCACGGTCGCTGCGGTCGTTGCGCTCGCCCCGGTCGGTGCGCTCGCCCCGGTCTGTGCGCTCGGTGCGCTCGCCCCGGTCGGTGCGCTCGCCCCGGTCGGTGCGGCCACCGCGGTCGTTCCGCTCCCCCCGGTCGACGCCGTCGCGGGCCTCCGGCCCGTCGGCCTGCTCGCCGTCGCGCTCGCGGTCGCGGCGGGCGAGGCGCTCGCGGCGGCTGGGCCGCTCGCCGCCCTCGCGGGCCGGGCGCTCGCCGTCGCGGCCCTGCGAGCCGTCGCGGGACTGCTGGGCGTCGTCGGCGCCGTCGCTGCGCTCGGAGCTGCGCTCGCGGGTCTCGGAGCTGCGCTCGCGAGGCTCGTAGCTGCGCTCACGGCGGGTACGCGGTGCGCGACCCGAGGCGTCGCCGCCGAGCTCGCCCTGCGCGGGCGCGCCGTCGCGGACCTCGGCCCGGGGCGCCTCGCCGCGGGGCGCCTCGCCGCGGGGCGCATCGGCAGCAGCGTCGTCCTGGCCGGCGTCGCCGGCGACCGGCAGCGCCTCCTGCTCGGGACGGCGGGCGCGCGGGGTGCGCGAGCGGGTCGGCTCGGCGTCGGCCGGCGCGCTGCTCGCGGTGCTGGCGCTGGAGGTGCTGGCGCTGGCGGTGCTCGCAGCGCCACCGGCGCCGCCCTGGCGAGCCTGGATCGCCTCGACGAGCTGGCCCTTGCGCATGCCGCGCGTGCCGCTGATGCCCATCTCGGAGGCGAGGGACTGGAGCTCGGGCAGCAGCATGCCCGAGAGGCCTGCGCCGCGGCGGCGGGCCCCACGGGCAGGAGCGGAGGCGGCCGACTGGGCCGGGTCCCCGCTGGACTCCCCGGCACCGGCAGGGTGCTCGAGGAGGTCGATGGTGTCGCTCACGAAGGGTCCTTCCCTTGACGAGCTCGGCGGGTCAGCCCCTCCATGCACGGCAGGGAGGGAGCCCGTCGGCGCCCCGACGCGTCGTCGGGGGCCCGCCTCGGTGGCGGGGCGTCTGGATGCGCCGTCGCCGGACGGCGACGTCGAGTGCGATCCTGCGTCCCTGGCGTGCAGACCCCTGCAGACCTCTGTGCAGGCGGACCGTGCACGCGGCCCGCGGGAGCCTCGAGCGGCGTTGCGACTGCGGTGTGAGGAACTGCATTGGGGAGGGACTGCCGTGGACGACCTGGTCTCCGCGGAAGGCGTGGCGCCGGGAAGGGGCCATGCTCCCCCGGAGCCCGGACGGCACAGGGTGCAGAACGGCACCGAGCTCGCGAGAGCGTCCGGTGCACTCGAACTATAACCCCACCGGCCCGCCAGATGCTTCCCGACCGGGTGAACTTCCCCACGGGGCGTGTCGCGCGACTCCGCCTCCGGCGGCACGGCACCTAGAGCGGTCCGGCGCCCTCGCCCTGCAGGTCGAGCACCCGGGCGGCGAAGCCGTCCGGGGCCCGCCGGGCCACCTCGTCCGCCGAGCCGTGCGGCACGAGGGCCAGGACGGTCGGCCCGGCACCCGAGACCACGGCGGCCACTCCGTCGGCGCGCAGCAGGCGTACGAGTGCGGCGCTCGCCGGCATCGCCGGCTCGCGGTAGTCCTGGTGCAGCCGGTCCTCGGTGGCCGGCAGCAGCAGCTCCGGCCGGCGGGTCAGCGCCTCGACCAGCAGGGCGGCGCGGCCGGCGTTGCGGGCAGCGTCGGCGTGCGGCACGCGCTCGGGCAGAAGGGTCCGGGCGAAGTGGGTCGAGACGGGCACGGTCGGGACGAAAACGACTGCAGCCACGGCAGAACTCGGCTCGAGCCGCACCGCCCGCGCGCGCCCGGCGTCGGTCCACGCGACGGTGAAGCCGCCCAGCAGGCAGGGCGCCACGTTGTCGGGGTGCCCCTCCAGCTCGCTGGCCAGCTCGAGGGCCTCGCCCTCGGCGTAGGCCCGGCCCGGGCACAGCGCCTCGACGAGCCGGAGGCCCGCGACGATGGCGGCGGACGACGAGCCGAGCCCGCGCCCGTGCGGGATGCGGTTGGTGCAGTGCAGCCGCACCGGCGGCGGCACCGGGACGCCGAGAGCGTCGAAGCCGCGCGCCATCGCGCGCACGACCAGGTGCCCCGCGTCGAGGGGTACGTCTGCGGCCCCCTCCCCCTCGGCCGTCACCTCGAGCGCGGAGCCGGCCGGCAGCACCTCGGCCTCGACGGTGTCCTCGAGCGAGAGCGCCAGCCCGAGCGAGTCGAAGCCGGGCCCGAGGTTGGCACTGGTGGCCGGGACCCTCAGCCGGGCCCGGCCGGCCGGCGGGCCGGGGTCTGCCGACCCCACCTCAGGCGAGCCCGAGGGCTGCGGCCGCGGCCACCGCGTCGACGGGCACGGCGACCGGCTCGACGCCGTCGCGCACCGCCCACTGCGGGTCCTTGAGGCCGTGCCCGGTGACCGTGCAGACGACCCGCTGGCCGGGGTCGAGCTCGCCGCGCCCGCTCTTGGCGAGCAGTCCGGCGACGCCGGCGGCCGACGCCGGCTCGACGAAGACGCCCTCGCGGTCGGCGAGCAGGCGCTGGGCGCGCAGGATCTCGTCGTCGGTCACTGCCTCGACGACGCCGCCGGAGTCGTCGCGGGCGGCGACCGCCAGGGCCCACGAGGCCGGGTTGCCGATGCGGATCGCGCTGGCGATCGTCTCGGGGTGGGGCACAGGACGACCGGAGACCAGCGGCGCGGCGCCGGCGGCCTGGAAGCCCCACATGCGCGGGCGCCGCGTCGCGTTGCCCGCCGCGACGTCCTCGGTGTAGCCCATCCAGTAGGCCGAGACGTTGCCGGCGTTGCCGACCGGCAGGCAGTGGATGTCGGGCGCGTCGCCGAGCGACTCGACGATCTCGAACGCGGCGGTCTTCTGACCGTGCAGGCGGACGGGGTTGACGCTGTTGACCAGCGCGACGGGGTAGCGGTCGGAGAGCTCGCGGGCGAGCACCAGGCACTCGTCGAACCCGCCGTCGGTCACCTGCAGGATCGTCGCGCCGTGGATGACCGCCTGGGCCAGCTTGCCGGTGGCGATCTTGCCCTGCGGCACGAGGACCGCGCTGCGGATGCCGGCGCGGGCGGCGTAGGCCGCGGCGCTCGCGCTCGTGTTGCCGGTGGACGCGCAGATGACCGCCTTGGCGCCCTCGCCGACGGCGACGCTCATGGCGACGGTCATGCCACGGTCCTTGAAGGACCCGGTGGGGTTGGCGCCCTCGACCTTCAGCCAGACCTCGCACCCGGTGCGCGC is a genomic window containing:
- the rpmE gene encoding 50S ribosomal protein L31, translated to MRADIHPDYHVTTVTCTCGNTFETRSTAKNGVISADTCNACHPFYTGKQRILDTGGRVAKFEQRYAKLQAAKK
- the rho gene encoding transcription termination factor Rho; this encodes MSDTIDLLEHPAGAGESSGDPAQSAASAPARGARRRGAGLSGMLLPELQSLASEMGISGTRGMRKGQLVEAIQARQGGAGGAASTASASTSSASTASSAPADAEPTRSRTPRARRPEQEALPVAGDAGQDDAAADAPRGEAPRGEAPRAEVRDGAPAQGELGGDASGRAPRTRRERSYEPRERSSETRERSSERSDGADDAQQSRDGSQGRDGERPAREGGERPSRRERLARRDRERDGEQADGPEARDGVDRGERNDRGGRTDRGERTDRGERTERTDRGERTDRGERNDRSDRDDRTDRGDRNDRGPAADDDDDFDGRGRRRRGRYRDRQGRRGRGRDGAPLAQDQAEPEINEDDVLVPVAGVLDILDNYAFVRTSGYLPGNNDVYVSLAQVRKNGLRKGDAITGAVKQQRDGEARREKFNALVRLDTVNGSDPETARKRPDFGKLTPLYPQERLRLETDATSLAPRVIDLVAPIGKGQRGLIVSPPKAGKTIILQAIANAIATNNPEVHLMVVLVDERPEEVTDMQRSVRGEVIASTFDRPAEDHTTVAELAIERAKRLVELGHDVVILLDSITRLGRAYNLAAPASGRILSGGVDSAALYPPKRFFGAARNIENGGSLTILATALVETGSRMDEVIFEEFKGTGNMELKLDRKLADKRIFPAVDVDASGTRREEILMAREELQIVWKLRRVLGALEQQQALELVIGKLRDTKSNAEFLLQIQKTTPAPPGSPVAAMD
- the thrB gene encoding homoserine kinase, producing the protein MGSADPGPPAGRARLRVPATSANLGPGFDSLGLALSLEDTVEAEVLPAGSALEVTAEGEGAADVPLDAGHLVVRAMARGFDALGVPVPPPVRLHCTNRIPHGRGLGSSSAAIVAGLRLVEALCPGRAYAEGEALELASELEGHPDNVAPCLLGGFTVAWTDAGRARAVRLEPSSAVAAVVFVPTVPVSTHFARTLLPERVPHADAARNAGRAALLVEALTRRPELLLPATEDRLHQDYREPAMPASAALVRLLRADGVAAVVSGAGPTVLALVPHGSADEVARRAPDGFAARVLDLQGEGAGPL
- the thrC gene encoding threonine synthase, whose translation is MSSRSTWRGVVEEYRDRLPVTPDTPVVTLLEGATPLVPAAELSARTGCEVWLKVEGANPTGSFKDRGMTVAMSVAVGEGAKAVICASTGNTSASAAAYAARAGIRSAVLVPQGKIATGKLAQAVIHGATILQVTDGGFDECLVLARELSDRYPVALVNSVNPVRLHGQKTAAFEIVESLGDAPDIHCLPVGNAGNVSAYWMGYTEDVAAGNATRRPRMWGFQAAGAAPLVSGRPVPHPETIASAIRIGNPASWALAVAARDDSGGVVEAVTDDEILRAQRLLADREGVFVEPASAAGVAGLLAKSGRGELDPGQRVVCTVTGHGLKDPQWAVRDGVEPVAVPVDAVAAAAALGLA